A stretch of Carya illinoinensis cultivar Pawnee chromosome 14, C.illinoinensisPawnee_v1, whole genome shotgun sequence DNA encodes these proteins:
- the LOC122293675 gene encoding secreted RxLR effector protein 78-like yields MAIKLNMEKAFDFIEWDFLFAIMKALGYSNKWINLVRECITTATFSVLISGSPRGFFKAERGLRQGDLISPFLFILCTKVLSRLIARSEAMGTLKGLKVSRNCPPISHLLFADDLIIFGKAEETVARNISRNLDKYQEWSGQ; encoded by the coding sequence ATGGCAATCAAACTAAATATGGAGAAAGCATTCGACTTTATAGAATGGGATTTCTTGTTTGCAATAATGAAAGCCTTGGGATACAGTAACAAGTGGATCAATCTCGTCAGAGAGTGTATAACAACGGCAACCTTCTCGGTACTCATAAGCGGCTCCCCTCGAGGCTTTTTCAAAGCCGAAAGGGGACTCAGACAAGGTGATCTAATCTCACCCTTCCTGTTCATTCTATGCACTAAAGTCCTATCAAGACTAATTGCTAGATCAGAAGCCATGGGCACCTTGAAAGGACTCAAAGTCAGCAGAAATTGTCCGCCAATCTCACATCTTCTCTTCGCAGATGATCTTATCATTTTTGGAAAAGCTGAAGAAACCGTAGCAAGGAACATAAGCAGAAATCTGGATAAGTACCAGGAATGGTCAGGCCAATGa
- the LOC122293676 gene encoding uncharacterized protein LOC122293676 has translation MDKSWMHIEDRLRSHEYAEGVNHFLSMAQSNSPSSDSIRCPCRICHNNFFQPFTVIFHGEDDPFHANRSDDEDDGDDTGEYIDDVDEMLDDIRVGSFMDDIIGLNASGSDDDNAQPNVGTSRHQTFEQYVEDASRPLYPSCTTYLKLSFMVKLLHIKTIGGWNVKSFNMVLKLLKSAFPSALLPEDYNDARQLERGLRFSYTKIHVCPNDCMLFWKDDEDKDECSKCNASRWISMTSKHRVPQKVMRYFSLKPRLQCLYLSKKTAKAMRWHKEGCIDDSNCMRHPADSKVWKDFDRKHDWFAKDSRNVRLGLASDGFNPFNNMSKPYSIWLVILVPYNLPPWSCIKDPYFMLTCLILGPKSPGNDIDVFMHPLVDELKELWEVGIETYDAFSSDVF, from the exons ATGGATAAatcttggatgcatattgaagatagattgcgGTCCCATGAATATGCTGAAGGAGTTAATCATTTCTTATCAATGGCTCAATCCAATTCTCCTTCCAGTGACTCCATTAGGTGCCCTTGTCGGATATGTCATAATAACTTCTTCCAGCCATTTACTGTT ATAtttcatggagaagatgatccttTTCATGCCAACCGGTCAGACGATGAGGATGATGGAGATGATACTGGAGAGTACATTGATGACGTcgatgagatgttagatgacattcgGGTGGGATCCTTCATGGATGATATTATCGGTTTAAATGCTAGTGGTAGTGATGATGATAATGCACAGCCCAACGTTGGGACTTCTAGACACCAGACGTTTGAACAGTACGTCGAGGATGCAAGTCGTCCACTATATCCATCGTGTACAACCTACTTAAAGCTATCATTTATGGTGAAGTTGCTTCACATCAAGACAATCGGGGGTTGGAACGTGAAGTCATTTAACATGGTGCTAAAGCTATTGAAGTCTGCATTCCCGAGTGCTCTCTTGCCTGAAGACTATAATGATGCACGTCAGCTAGAGCGTGGGTTGAGATTTAGTTACACCAAAATCCATGTATGCCCAAATGACTGTATGTTGTTTTGGAAAGatgatgaagacaaagatgaatgCTCTAAATGCAACGCATCTAGGTGGATCTCAATGACGAGTAAACACCGGGTACCTCAGAAAGTGATGCGTTATTTTTCATTGAAGCCTAGGTTGCAATGCCTTTATCTATCGAAGAAGACAGCAAAAGCCATGCGATGGCATAAAGAGGGTTGTATTGATGATTCGAACTGTATGAGGCATCCAGCTGATTCCAAAGTTTGGAAAGATTTTGACAGGAAACATGATTGGTTTGCCAAAGATTCTCGTAATGTCCGTCTTGGACTGGCGAGTGACGGGTTCAACCCGTTCAATAACATGAGCAAGCCCTATAGTATATGGCTAGTAATACTTGTACCTTACAACTTGCCACCTTGGTCTTGCATAAAAGACCCATACTTTATGTTGACCTGTTTGATACTTGGTCCTAAATCACCAGGAAATGATATCGATGTCTTCATGCATCCTTTAGTTGATGAGTTGAAAGAATTATGGGAGGTTGGTATTGAGACATATGATGCATTCAGTTCTGATGTTTTCTGA